In Neorhizobium sp. NCHU2750, a single genomic region encodes these proteins:
- a CDS encoding Txe/YoeB family addiction module toxin — MLLVWNGRGWEDYLYWQDHDRKMLARVNEVLRDTMRHPFEGLGKPEPLRGQLKGTWSRRISQEHRLIYYVEGQGERQMLVILQCRFHY, encoded by the coding sequence ATGTTGCTGGTCTGGAACGGACGCGGATGGGAAGACTATCTTTACTGGCAAGACCACGACAGAAAGATGCTCGCGAGAGTGAATGAAGTTTTGCGAGATACGATGCGACATCCTTTTGAGGGGCTGGGAAAACCGGAGCCTCTGCGAGGCCAGCTGAAAGGGACATGGTCCCGGCGGATATCGCAGGAACATCGATTGATCTACTATGTCGAAGGGCAGGGAGAACGTCAGATGCTTGTCATTCTCCAATGCCGTTTCCACTACTGA
- a CDS encoding type II toxin-antitoxin system prevent-host-death family antitoxin yields the protein MRTVMFSQARQELASLLDEVSNDRTAVEIMRRDKPSVILIDKDEYEGMMETLHLMSTPANATRLMDALAEAKAGENLVYHDLIDPEE from the coding sequence ATGCGCACGGTGATGTTTTCCCAAGCTCGTCAAGAACTCGCCAGCTTGCTGGACGAGGTTTCCAATGACCGCACCGCCGTCGAGATCATGAGGCGGGACAAGCCCTCTGTCATCCTGATCGACAAGGATGAATATGAGGGAATGATGGAGACGCTTCACCTGATGTCGACACCGGCCAATGCCACGCGACTGATGGATGCGCTGGCTGAAGCCAAAGCAGGTGAAAATCTCGTCTATCATGATCTGATCGACCCTGAGGAGTGA
- a CDS encoding metallophosphoesterase family protein — protein sequence MRFAVIADIHGNCAALQAVLDDIAALGIRDIVNLGDCFSGPLEADRTGDLLLLMDMTGSQTVRGNHDRYLIESDADQLQGSDLIAHRQLAPRHFDWLRKLQFSMVWREEVFVCHATPKDDNLYWLETVSAQGHVTIRPQDEIEALASGIAQPLILCGHSHIARMVTLEDGRLIVNPGSVGCPAYFDDAPVYHTVETGHAMASYAVIEKTEKGFVPTFRNVAYDHMAMSRLAVKNGRPGWAKPLATGRV from the coding sequence ATGCGGTTTGCTGTCATCGCCGATATTCACGGGAATTGCGCGGCACTTCAGGCGGTGCTTGATGATATCGCTGCACTCGGCATTCGCGACATCGTCAATCTCGGCGACTGTTTCAGCGGGCCGCTGGAGGCCGATCGCACCGGCGATCTGCTGCTTTTGATGGACATGACGGGGTCGCAGACGGTGCGCGGCAATCATGACCGCTACCTGATCGAGAGCGATGCCGATCAGTTGCAGGGTTCCGACCTGATCGCCCATCGGCAGCTGGCGCCGCGGCATTTCGACTGGCTGCGCAAGCTTCAATTCAGCATGGTCTGGCGCGAGGAGGTGTTCGTCTGCCATGCGACGCCGAAGGACGACAATCTCTACTGGCTGGAGACGGTCTCGGCGCAGGGCCATGTGACGATCCGGCCGCAGGACGAGATCGAGGCTCTGGCTTCCGGCATCGCGCAGCCGCTGATCCTGTGCGGCCACAGCCATATCGCCCGCATGGTGACGCTCGAAGACGGGCGGCTGATCGTCAATCCCGGCAGCGTCGGCTGCCCCGCCTATTTCGACGATGCGCCGGTCTATCACACGGTGGAAACCGGCCATGCGATGGCGAGCTATGCGGTCATCGAGAAAACCGAAAAGGGTTTCGTGCCGACCTTCCGCAATGTCGCCTATGACCATATGGCAATGTCGAGGCTGGCGGTGAAGAACGGCCGGCCCGGATGGGCCAAGCCGCTGGCGACCGGGCGGGTGTGA
- the uraH gene encoding hydroxyisourate hydrolase — MTGLTTHVLDTATGKPAEGLKIDLYRIDGDGRAMIKTVTTNADGRVDGGPILIGDSFIAGTYELVFHAGDYLRQSGVTLTDPAFLDVIPLRFGISDVSAHYHVPLLLSPYSYSTYRGS; from the coding sequence ATGACCGGCCTTACTACCCATGTGCTCGATACGGCCACCGGCAAGCCGGCCGAAGGGCTGAAGATCGATCTCTACAGGATCGACGGCGACGGGCGAGCGATGATCAAGACGGTGACGACCAATGCAGACGGGCGCGTCGATGGCGGGCCGATTTTGATCGGCGACAGTTTCATCGCCGGAACCTATGAGCTTGTCTTCCATGCCGGCGATTATCTGCGGCAGAGCGGCGTTACGCTCACCGATCCGGCTTTCCTCGATGTCATCCCGCTGCGTTTCGGCATTTCTGACGTCAGCGCGCATTACCATGTGCCGCTGCTTCTTTCGCCCTACAGCTATTCCACCTACAGGGGCAGCTGA
- a CDS encoding ureidoglycolate lyase, protein MTDFLPILPLSKSAFAPYGDVIEADPTTMRLINNGTTERYHGLAEPVVVGEPERLIFNIFRGQQRQFPYEVGMMERHPFGSQSFVPLSGRPFLVGVSDDEEGGPGRPKIFLAAAGQGVNYFPNVWHHPLMALGAVSDFLVVDRDNTAANLEEFFFDTPYMIATPDITEPKP, encoded by the coding sequence TTGACCGATTTCCTCCCGATCCTGCCCCTCAGCAAATCCGCCTTCGCTCCCTATGGCGATGTCATCGAGGCCGATCCCACGACGATGCGGTTGATCAACAACGGCACGACGGAGCGCTATCACGGCCTGGCCGAGCCGGTTGTGGTCGGCGAGCCGGAGCGGCTGATCTTCAATATCTTCCGCGGCCAGCAGCGGCAGTTTCCCTATGAGGTCGGGATGATGGAGCGGCATCCTTTCGGCAGCCAGAGTTTCGTGCCGCTTTCGGGGCGGCCGTTTCTCGTCGGTGTGTCGGATGACGAAGAGGGCGGGCCGGGGCGGCCGAAAATATTCCTTGCGGCTGCCGGTCAGGGTGTGAATTATTTCCCCAATGTCTGGCACCATCCGCTGATGGCGCTCGGCGCGGTCAGCGATTTTCTCGTCGTTGACCGGGACAATACCGCTGCCAATCTCGAAGAGTTCTTCTTCGATACACCCTACATGATCGCCACCCCCGATATCACGGAGCCCAAGCCATGA
- a CDS encoding DUF86 domain-containing protein, with protein sequence MKDRTRLYLHQMHSAGADACRFVQGMDREAFLDNLLVQRGVGMSILMLGEAVVRMARENPEFLADHPEVPWSQIQGLRNRIAHGYFEIDLGIVWETVQVAIPEFLEKLQTVVDWHAQGE encoded by the coding sequence ATGAAGGACAGGACACGTCTGTATCTCCATCAGATGCATAGTGCCGGCGCGGATGCGTGCAGGTTTGTTCAGGGCATGGACCGCGAAGCATTCCTGGATAACCTGCTTGTGCAACGTGGCGTCGGGATGAGCATCCTCATGCTCGGCGAGGCCGTCGTTCGAATGGCCAGGGAAAATCCCGAGTTTCTTGCAGATCACCCGGAGGTCCCATGGTCGCAGATACAGGGGCTCCGCAATCGCATCGCACATGGCTATTTCGAGATAGATCTCGGCATCGTGTGGGAAACGGTGCAGGTGGCCATTCCCGAATTTCTTGAGAAACTTCAGACTGTTGTCGACTGGCATGCGCAAGGCGAATGA
- a CDS encoding nucleotidyltransferase family protein, with protein MRPSEVLERNREAIREATRRFNAANPRVFGSVARGEDGPDSDIDILVDALPGSTLFSLGGLQYELEQMFAGIKVDLLTPGDLPEMIRSRVLSEAKPL; from the coding sequence ATGCGACCATCGGAAGTGCTTGAAAGGAACCGGGAGGCGATCCGCGAAGCGACAAGACGCTTCAATGCGGCGAACCCGCGCGTTTTCGGTTCGGTGGCACGCGGCGAGGATGGGCCGGACAGCGATATCGACATTCTGGTCGATGCGCTGCCGGGGAGTACGCTTTTCAGTCTCGGTGGACTTCAATATGAACTCGAGCAGATGTTCGCCGGCATCAAGGTGGATCTGCTGACGCCGGGTGACTTGCCGGAAATGATCAGATCGCGCGTGCTTTCCGAGGCCAAGCCTCTATGA
- the uraD gene encoding 2-oxo-4-hydroxy-4-carboxy-5-ureidoimidazoline decarboxylase — protein MSAREDFIAAFGGVFEHSPFIAERAYDAGLILVPLTAKGVHAAMASEFRKASREERLGVLNAHPDLAGKLAVAGELTEDSKKEQAGAGLDRLSADEHGRFTLLNSAYVTKFGFPFIIAVKGLGKDDILAAFETRISNNADEEFSTACAQVERIALLRLSALLPQG, from the coding sequence ATGAGTGCACGAGAGGATTTCATCGCAGCCTTTGGCGGCGTGTTCGAACACTCGCCCTTCATTGCCGAGCGTGCCTATGATGCCGGGCTGATCCTGGTGCCGCTGACGGCGAAGGGCGTTCATGCGGCCATGGCGTCCGAGTTCCGCAAGGCAAGCCGCGAGGAGCGGCTTGGCGTGCTCAATGCCCATCCCGATCTCGCCGGCAAGCTGGCGGTTGCGGGAGAATTGACGGAAGACAGCAAAAAGGAACAGGCCGGTGCCGGTCTCGACCGGCTGAGCGCCGACGAACATGGCCGGTTCACGCTGCTCAACAGCGCCTATGTGACGAAATTCGGCTTTCCCTTCATCATCGCGGTGAAGGGGCTCGGCAAGGACGATATTCTTGCCGCCTTCGAGACGCGGATCTCCAACAATGCCGACGAGGAGTTTTCCACCGCCTGCGCCCAGGTGGAGCGGATCGCGCTGCTGAGGCTCTCGGCCCTGCTGCCGCAGGGCTAG
- the puuE gene encoding allantoinase PuuE: protein MTIKDYPRDLVGYGRNSPDPKWPGGANVAVQFVINYEEGGESSIMDGDPASENLLSEIVGAAPWPGQRNLNMESIYEYGSRAGFWRLFRLFTELKMQCTVYGVTLAMARNPEAVAAMKEAGWEIASHGYRWLEYKDFPIEREREHILEAVRLHTELVGERPYGMYQGKPSDNTLKLVMEEGGFLYSSDSYADDLPYWVPGPEGKRFLIIPYTLETNDMRFATPQGFNSGDQFFTYLKDAFDTLYREGQEGSAKMMSVGLHCRLVGRPGRVAALRRFMEYVLSHDKVWVPQRIEIAKHWHAHHQPMVSA, encoded by the coding sequence ATAACGATAAAAGACTACCCGCGCGATCTCGTCGGCTACGGCCGCAACAGTCCCGATCCGAAATGGCCGGGCGGGGCGAATGTCGCGGTGCAGTTCGTCATCAATTACGAGGAGGGCGGCGAGAGTTCGATCATGGACGGCGATCCGGCGTCGGAGAACCTCCTGTCGGAAATCGTCGGCGCGGCGCCCTGGCCGGGGCAGCGCAACCTCAACATGGAATCGATCTACGAATACGGTTCGCGCGCCGGTTTCTGGCGGCTGTTCCGGCTGTTCACCGAATTGAAGATGCAGTGCACGGTCTATGGCGTGACGCTGGCCATGGCGCGCAACCCGGAAGCGGTGGCGGCGATGAAGGAGGCCGGCTGGGAGATTGCCAGCCACGGCTATCGCTGGCTGGAATACAAGGATTTTCCGATCGAGCGCGAGCGCGAGCATATTCTCGAGGCGGTGCGGCTGCATACGGAGCTTGTCGGCGAGCGGCCCTATGGCATGTACCAAGGCAAGCCTTCGGACAACACGCTGAAGCTGGTGATGGAGGAGGGCGGCTTCCTCTATTCCTCCGACAGCTATGCCGACGATCTGCCCTATTGGGTGCCGGGGCCGGAGGGCAAACGGTTCCTGATCATTCCCTATACACTCGAGACCAACGACATGCGGTTTGCCACGCCGCAGGGTTTCAATTCGGGCGACCAGTTCTTCACCTATCTCAAGGACGCATTCGATACGCTCTACCGCGAAGGGCAGGAGGGCAGCGCGAAAATGATGTCGGTCGGCCTGCATTGCCGGCTTGTCGGGCGTCCGGGCCGCGTCGCCGCGCTGCGTCGCTTCATGGAATATGTGCTCTCCCACGACAAGGTCTGGGTGCCGCAGCGCATCGAGATCGCCAAACACTGGCACGCGCATCATCAGCCGATGGTGTCCGCATGA
- a CDS encoding homocysteine S-methyltransferase family protein has protein sequence MKNDRQSLPHPGEAIFLTDGGLETTLIFHRGLDLPHFASFPLIDDEAGRAELDAYYGTYLSIARDKGCGFVLDTPTWRANPDWAAKLGYDLASLRAINIRSVDYIAGLREKWRKPGMPILLNGVIGPRGDAYQQGQMSVAEAEDYHAHQIGAFAETPVDMLSAVTLNTTEEAIGVTRAAKAVGLPVVISFTVETDGRLAGGMPLREAIETTDGMTDNGPAYYMINCAHPVHFEGILADSEGWQERIGGLRANASSKSHAELDEATEIDIGDPEDLGRRYRSLTLRHPSISVLGGCCGTDHRHVAAICEACMPRAAAE, from the coding sequence ATGAAAAACGATCGCCAGAGCCTGCCGCATCCGGGGGAGGCGATCTTTCTGACCGATGGCGGGCTGGAAACCACGCTGATCTTTCACCGCGGGCTGGACCTGCCTCATTTCGCATCCTTTCCGCTGATCGACGACGAGGCGGGGCGTGCGGAACTCGATGCCTATTACGGGACCTATCTTTCGATCGCCCGCGACAAGGGGTGCGGCTTCGTGCTCGATACGCCGACCTGGCGGGCCAATCCCGACTGGGCGGCAAAGCTCGGCTACGACCTCGCGTCACTTCGGGCGATCAATATCCGTTCCGTCGATTATATCGCCGGGCTGCGGGAGAAATGGCGGAAGCCAGGTATGCCCATCCTGCTCAACGGGGTGATCGGTCCGCGCGGCGACGCCTATCAGCAGGGGCAGATGTCCGTCGCCGAGGCCGAGGACTATCACGCCCACCAGATCGGTGCCTTTGCCGAGACGCCGGTGGACATGTTGAGCGCGGTGACGCTCAACACGACCGAGGAGGCGATCGGCGTTACGCGGGCGGCGAAGGCTGTCGGACTGCCGGTCGTGATCTCGTTCACGGTCGAGACCGATGGCAGGCTCGCCGGCGGCATGCCGCTGCGCGAGGCGATCGAGACGACCGACGGAATGACCGATAACGGCCCCGCCTATTACATGATCAACTGTGCCCATCCCGTTCATTTCGAAGGGATTCTTGCCGATAGCGAGGGCTGGCAGGAGAGGATCGGCGGATTGCGGGCCAATGCTTCATCGAAGAGCCATGCGGAACTCGACGAGGCGACGGAAATCGATATCGGCGATCCCGAGGATCTCGGACGGCGCTACCGCAGCCTGACCCTGCGCCATCCGTCGATCTCAGTGCTTGGCGGTTGCTGCGGCACCGATCACCGGCATGTGGCGGCGATCTGCGAGGCCTGCATGCCGCGTGCGGCGGCGGAGTGA
- a CDS encoding TetR/AcrR family transcriptional regulator — MDGLKTVPPVQFSCGRTPTKGEATRERILEVARISVLSKGFGATSIEEVIAEAGITKSGFFYHFRDKSELAREMLRRYVAENDRIFDEIFGRGRELADDPLQAFLIGLKLLSELTRDLPGVHPGCVIASICYQERLFDREVHRLNASSVSSWNRRFLGYLEDIAAVHPPQEPVDLKDLANMLSCTFDGAIIMSKVLGDPTHLERQILGYRTFVKLLFSPPQQDRAT, encoded by the coding sequence ATGGACGGACTGAAAACCGTACCGCCGGTGCAGTTTTCCTGTGGCCGCACGCCGACCAAGGGCGAGGCAACCCGCGAGCGTATCCTTGAAGTCGCCCGCATATCGGTGCTCTCCAAGGGCTTCGGCGCCACCTCGATCGAGGAAGTCATCGCCGAGGCGGGCATTACCAAAAGCGGCTTCTTCTATCATTTCCGGGACAAGAGCGAGCTTGCACGCGAAATGCTGCGCCGCTACGTAGCCGAGAACGACCGTATCTTTGACGAGATCTTCGGCCGCGGCCGCGAGCTGGCCGATGATCCGCTGCAGGCCTTCCTGATCGGGCTCAAACTTTTGTCGGAACTGACCCGCGACCTGCCGGGCGTCCATCCCGGCTGCGTCATCGCCTCGATCTGTTATCAGGAACGGCTTTTCGACCGCGAGGTCCATAGGCTGAATGCCAGCTCGGTGTCGTCCTGGAACCGCCGGTTTCTCGGCTACCTGGAAGATATCGCCGCCGTGCATCCGCCGCAGGAACCGGTCGACCTCAAGGATCTCGCCAACATGCTCTCCTGCACCTTCGACGGCGCCATCATCATGTCCAAGGTGCTCGGCGACCCGACCCATCTGGAGCGCCAGATTCTCGGCTATCGCACCTTCGTCAAGCTGCTCTTTTCTCCGCCGCAGCAGGATCGCGCAACCTGA
- a CDS encoding DUF1045 domain-containing protein, which produces MRYAIYFTPPAHDALTLAASQWLGRNAFSGEFVEPPAIRGIGLHEIAFHTAIPRRSGFHATLKAPFKLAPDISEPMLLRHLMRFAGSHEPFRLPALEVARLGNFLGLAPESHCEQMRLFACAVVQEFDVFRAPLSDAELERGDPGDLSAPQFSNLYRWGHPYVMDEFRFHMALTGPLLAKDSMAIEPALRDYFVPYVAKPVEIANLALFVEEEPGAPLQVHSLHPMGRVAARKIA; this is translated from the coding sequence ATGCGCTATGCCATATATTTCACGCCGCCTGCCCATGATGCACTGACGCTTGCCGCGTCTCAATGGCTCGGCCGCAATGCCTTTTCCGGAGAGTTCGTCGAACCGCCGGCCATTCGCGGGATCGGGCTGCACGAGATCGCGTTCCACACTGCCATCCCCCGCCGCAGCGGCTTTCACGCGACCTTGAAGGCGCCGTTCAAGCTTGCACCGGACATCAGCGAACCGATGCTGCTTCGCCACCTGATGCGCTTTGCCGGGTCGCACGAGCCGTTCCGGCTGCCGGCGCTCGAAGTGGCAAGGCTCGGCAATTTCCTCGGACTTGCGCCGGAGAGCCATTGCGAGCAGATGCGGCTCTTTGCCTGCGCCGTGGTGCAGGAATTCGACGTGTTTCGCGCACCGCTGTCGGATGCGGAGCTGGAACGGGGCGATCCGGGCGATCTCTCTGCGCCGCAATTTTCCAATCTCTACCGCTGGGGCCATCCTTACGTGATGGACGAATTCCGCTTCCACATGGCGCTGACCGGGCCGCTTCTGGCAAAGGACAGTATGGCGATCGAGCCGGCGCTGCGGGATTATTTCGTGCCCTATGTGGCAAAGCCGGTGGAGATCGCCAATCTCGCGCTGTTCGTCGAGGAGGAGCCGGGCGCACCGCTGCAGGTTCATTCCCTGCACCCGATGGGCCGCGTGGCGGCCCGCAAGATCGCCTGA
- a CDS encoding FAD-binding oxidoreductase: protein MGLWAAVKAERLGMSTVLVEAGRLGEGASGGLLGALMPHMPDKWNDKKQFQFDALLSLEDEVAAIEAQTGLSCGYRRSGRLIPLPKPHLRVIAARHNEDASIHWRQAGESEVDGGETGTRRFRWDVLDQSPYAGWPDASFLEAGLVHDTFAARVSPRKLTAALAALLRGAKHVAIAENCEVSRIDAAAGRVEFSHGGSMGFSRCIVSAGHRAFPLIEAFSKPLLQPLGQPVKGQAALLRAGMDPGLPLLYLNGLYLVPHDNGDVALGSTSEDAFDDPFSTDGQLDDLVERARALVPALAGVPVVERWAGLRPKAIDRDPMVGPHPDHANVIALGGGFKVSFGVAHLLADAALEAVLGRAMGVPPSFSLVNHMSVASR, encoded by the coding sequence ATGGGTCTGTGGGCGGCGGTGAAGGCCGAGCGGCTCGGCATGTCCACGGTGCTTGTCGAGGCCGGGCGTCTCGGCGAGGGCGCCAGCGGCGGGCTGCTCGGCGCGCTGATGCCGCATATGCCGGACAAGTGGAACGACAAGAAGCAGTTCCAGTTCGACGCGCTCCTGTCGCTGGAGGACGAGGTTGCCGCAATCGAGGCCCAGACCGGGCTTTCCTGCGGCTATCGCCGCTCGGGCCGGCTGATTCCGCTGCCGAAGCCGCATCTGCGGGTGATCGCCGCCCGCCACAACGAAGATGCCTCCATCCACTGGCGTCAGGCGGGTGAAAGCGAGGTGGATGGAGGCGAGACCGGCACGCGGAGGTTCCGCTGGGATGTCCTCGACCAATCGCCATATGCCGGCTGGCCGGATGCGTCCTTCCTTGAAGCCGGTCTCGTGCACGACACGTTTGCGGCACGGGTTTCGCCGCGCAAGCTGACGGCGGCGCTCGCCGCCCTGCTGCGTGGCGCCAAGCATGTGGCGATCGCCGAGAACTGCGAGGTGTCGCGCATCGATGCTGCCGCCGGCAGGGTCGAGTTTTCCCATGGCGGCAGCATGGGTTTTAGCCGCTGCATCGTGTCGGCCGGGCATCGGGCCTTTCCGCTGATCGAGGCGTTCTCGAAGCCGCTTCTCCAGCCGCTCGGCCAGCCGGTCAAGGGGCAGGCGGCGCTGCTGCGGGCTGGCATGGATCCCGGCCTGCCGCTTCTCTATCTCAACGGGCTCTATCTGGTGCCGCATGACAATGGCGATGTGGCGCTCGGCAGCACCAGCGAGGATGCGTTCGACGATCCGTTCTCGACCGACGGCCAGCTCGACGATCTGGTGGAGCGCGCCCGTGCGCTGGTGCCGGCGCTTGCCGGGGTGCCGGTGGTGGAGCGCTGGGCGGGCCTGAGGCCCAAGGCGATCGATCGCGACCCGATGGTCGGTCCGCATCCGGACCACGCCAACGTGATCGCGCTCGGCGGCGGCTTCAAGGTCAGTTTCGGGGTGGCGCATCTTCTGGCGGATGCGGCGCTTGAAGCCGTTCTCGGCCGGGCGATGGGGGTTCCGCCGTCGTTTTCACTCGTAAACCATATGAGTGTCGCCTCCCGCTAA
- the mnmD gene encoding tRNA (5-methylaminomethyl-2-thiouridine)(34)-methyltransferase MnmD, which produces MSEHDPELNTQNLEPSAHTDPTAQTLDWHDGDMPYSQEFGDHFYCRTDGRLECGHVFLSGNGLPDRWTTLSPGATFRIGELGFGTGLNLCETWRQWKLGRSEDLTPATRLHFTSFELFPMKRDEIDRALARWPEIDAERQALAAAWPDEPAGHVVLDLDDRTRLTVVCGAALDGVSAATPDFDAWFLDGFAPSRNPAMWSPELMQALFARTREGGSFATYAAAGFVRRNLSATGFAVERRPGFAGKREMLCGTR; this is translated from the coding sequence ATGAGCGAGCACGATCCCGAATTGAACACGCAAAACCTTGAGCCATCGGCCCATACGGACCCGACGGCCCAGACCCTCGACTGGCATGACGGCGATATGCCGTACTCGCAGGAATTTGGCGATCACTTTTATTGCCGCACCGATGGCCGGCTGGAATGCGGCCACGTATTCCTTTCAGGAAACGGATTGCCCGACCGCTGGACGACACTTTCGCCCGGCGCCACCTTCCGCATCGGCGAACTCGGCTTCGGCACCGGGCTGAACCTCTGCGAGACCTGGCGCCAGTGGAAGCTTGGCCGCAGCGAAGACCTGACGCCCGCCACCCGCCTCCACTTCACTTCCTTCGAACTCTTCCCAATGAAGCGCGACGAGATCGACCGGGCGCTTGCCCGCTGGCCGGAAATCGACGCCGAACGGCAGGCGCTCGCCGCCGCATGGCCGGATGAGCCGGCAGGCCATGTCGTGCTCGACCTCGATGACAGAACCCGCCTCACCGTCGTCTGCGGCGCAGCGCTCGACGGCGTTTCAGCAGCCACACCGGATTTCGACGCCTGGTTCCTCGATGGCTTTGCCCCGTCGCGCAATCCCGCCATGTGGTCGCCGGAGCTGATGCAGGCCCTGTTCGCCCGCACCAGGGAGGGCGGCAGCTTCGCCACCTATGCCGCAGCCGGCTTCGTCCGCCGCAACCTCTCGGCCACAGGCTTTGCCGTCGAACGCCGGCCGGGTTTTGCCGGAAAACGCGAAATGCTCTGCGGCACGCGATAG
- a CDS encoding DUF4440 domain-containing protein, whose product MSQLEADQTAIKDVVDIYSERISRSDAEALVSLFTQDGVVMAPDAPTMTGAGQLKAFFDHAFTMIRMDAKIHIDEITISGEYAFVRCHSEVHMTLLETNASHFEENRELFVFQKVGGTWGIARYMFNKLPASR is encoded by the coding sequence ATGTCACAGCTCGAAGCCGATCAGACCGCGATCAAAGATGTGGTCGATATCTATAGCGAAAGGATTTCCCGGTCGGACGCAGAAGCGTTGGTATCTCTGTTCACGCAAGACGGGGTCGTAATGGCACCGGATGCCCCCACGATGACCGGTGCAGGCCAGTTGAAGGCGTTCTTCGATCATGCTTTCACAATGATCAGGATGGATGCCAAAATCCATATCGACGAGATCACCATCAGCGGCGAATACGCGTTCGTGCGATGCCATTCAGAAGTACATATGACATTGCTGGAGACGAACGCTTCTCATTTCGAGGAAAATCGAGAGCTGTTCGTATTCCAAAAGGTCGGCGGGACCTGGGGGATCGCGCGTTACATGTTCAACAAATTGCCCGCGTCGCGTTGA
- a CDS encoding LysR family transcriptional regulator, protein MIFVKVVRLGSFTKAALELGLPNSTVSDRVSDLEKALGVTLLLRTTRKLHLTDAGEIFFKKAELAVASLISAAEEASLFQKQPTGTLRITAPADFDYMSICEAVTEYTEKFPDVKVELLLTDRLVDLIGEGFDIALRAGPVGDSTLTAKRLGAGGLVLVAASEYLQRSTPITQPGDLASHRCLVISPEQNASSFTTWNLVSTGGDKAKIVPHPHISSNSVSAIRHLVSTGQGIALIPPTLVHREISQGRMIRVLPEWSTEPWPSYLVYTALRKSSPKVREMIPLLEPRIRNLIR, encoded by the coding sequence ATGATTTTCGTGAAGGTCGTGCGGCTCGGGAGCTTCACGAAAGCCGCTCTGGAACTTGGTCTTCCCAACTCCACGGTCAGCGACAGGGTTTCGGACCTGGAGAAAGCCTTGGGGGTGACACTTCTTCTGCGCACGACGAGAAAACTTCATCTGACGGATGCTGGAGAAATCTTCTTCAAGAAAGCCGAACTTGCTGTGGCTTCTCTGATCAGCGCCGCAGAGGAAGCCTCGTTGTTCCAGAAACAGCCGACGGGAACGCTTAGGATCACGGCGCCTGCCGATTTCGACTACATGTCAATATGCGAGGCCGTGACGGAATACACCGAGAAGTTTCCTGACGTGAAGGTAGAGCTGCTTCTGACGGATCGCCTCGTAGATCTGATCGGGGAAGGGTTCGACATCGCCCTCAGGGCTGGGCCGGTGGGCGATTCCACCCTCACGGCGAAACGCCTGGGGGCGGGAGGGCTGGTTCTGGTCGCCGCTTCCGAATATCTGCAGCGATCAACCCCGATCACCCAGCCAGGCGATCTGGCATCTCATAGGTGCCTCGTTATTTCGCCGGAGCAGAATGCCAGTAGCTTCACCACCTGGAACCTTGTTTCTACGGGGGGTGACAAGGCGAAGATAGTTCCGCACCCCCATATTTCATCCAATTCCGTCAGCGCGATCAGGCATCTCGTTTCAACCGGCCAAGGAATTGCCCTCATTCCGCCAACTCTGGTCCACCGCGAAATCTCACAAGGCCGGATGATCCGCGTCCTTCCGGAATGGTCAACGGAGCCGTGGCCCAGCTATCTCGTCTATACCGCGCTCAGGAAGTCGTCCCCGAAGGTCAGGGAGATGATCCCGTTGCTGGAACCGCGTATTAGAAACCTTATCAGGTAG